GTAAAGTCCGGATGGAAGAAGATCGAAATATGAACATGCCGCAAAGTCGATGAATACTGCATTATGGTTGTGCAGTGACTTCATTTAATTTGCATCAAACGGCAAGTTTATTTGATCAACCCCCGTCCTGCATGGCCTTCGCCATGGACGGGGGTTTTTGTGCCACCGGTCCTGTATTCGCAAGGAGCTAAATAAGTATGAGTCAATCATCAACTGTACTATCATCCAAAGGTTTTGATCGTAGCTCCCACATGAAAAGCGGTTTTTGGCTAGTCGCGATTGGAGCGGCCTTGTGGGGCGCAGACCCGCTGTTTCGTATTATTTTGTTAAAATCATTTACCTCAGCACAAATCGTACTGATGGAGCATGCGCTACTCTTTATCGCTCTGACGCCGATGCTGTGGAAGCATCGCAAGGAACTCAAAACGATACGATTTCGTCAGGTTTTCGCTATTTTGTTTGTCTCATGGGGTGGCTCAGCACTGGCCAGTGTGATTTTCACCATGGCACTCAGCAACGGTGATCTGAATGCAGTTCTTTTGCTCCAGAAGCTTCAGCCTTTGGTCGCTATTATTCTGGCCCGCGTTATATTGAAGGAAATGTTACCGCGTCATTTTGGAATATTAATTGTCATCGCTCTGTTCGGGACGTATCTTCTGACTTTCGGTTGGTCACTTCCCTTTGGACATGTTCATGATTTTGTTCAAGTTGGTAGTCTGCTTGCACTGGGTGCAGCGATTCTGTGGGGCGGTTCGACCGTTATGGGCAGCTACTTGCTCCGTTCGATGAAATATGAGACAGTAACCTCCCTCCGCTTCATGGTGGCGCTCCCTCTGCTCATTGTTCTCACCTCGGTGGAGCATGCTCCGTGGAATATGCCTACAGGTACATGGGCGGGCGCAGCTGTAATTATCAACTTGCTGCTGCAAGCATTGCTTCCGGGTCTTCTCAGTTTATTACTGTATTACAAAGGCTTAAGTACAACCAAAGCTTCTTATGCTACGATGGCAGAATTGAGCTTCCCCATGGTTGGTGTCGTAATTAACTGGATCGCTTTTCAGCAAATCGTTACCGTAGCGCAATTGACTGGTTTTATGCTGATCTGGATTACACTCTTTATGATTTCTCGTCAGCAGAAAAATTAATAGCTTAATCTTCTTTCATGCTCATCCAAGCCAAATCGTGAAGATGCTTTTGCATCTCTGATTTGGCTTTTTATGTATTCATATTCATATTAACATTAGTTCCTAAGACCTATTTTCTCAAAAAAAGTGTACTATTCCTCGTTTTTAAAGATTACATCTATAAAATTAGTCGATTTATGTCGAATAAAACTATGTAGTGATCATCTGACACAGAGGAGAAAAAACGATGACTAAAGCAAAACAAACAGTTCCGTGGTGGAACAGGTTTCTCAGGCAGTTTTATTTAATGAGGACAAAATTAATAATATCTTTTTTGGCTGTGTTATTGATTCCAAGCGTACTTATTGGATACTTTTCTTACCAGGGGGCCACGACACAGCTCAGTCAGCAGATGGCTGCTTCCGTAAACACGAATCTGTATCTGATCCGAAGCAATGTTAATCAGTATGTAGCACCGATTATAAAAGACGTAGACGTGCTTACCAGTGAGATCGAATCTGATTCCATTGCTTCCAACCAAGAAGCCCTTCAGAAAAAGTTGGATGTCATCGTCAAAGCTCATCCTGAGTTAGATGCTGCGCTCCTCGGCAATATGGAAGGACAATATATCCGTTCTCCTATAAAAAAAGAGGCTGATTATGATCCTAGGGAGAGAAAATGGTACAAAAACGCGATGCTACATAAGGGAAAGGTATTCGTCGGTGTTCCAGTTGCCAGCGTTACGACAGGGAACTTAGTAGTTAATGTATCGGCAACGCTCAAGGACGGTGAAGGAGCTGTTGCATTGGCTTTGAATCTGGACAAGATGGGTGAAAGTCTACAGTCTGTGAAGATAGGTGAACGCGGAGGACTCATCATTGTTGATTCTGATCATAAAGTTGTATCTGGGACTGGAACAGCCTTTACCAAGACAGGCAAAAAACCGGCTGATACCATGGAGGGCCTTCCCGAAGTGGCGGCAACCGGTGAAAATGATACTCCTTCTGTGTCGCAAATTCAATTTATGAATCGGGACATGCTGGCCTTTACACTTAAGGACCCTCTCACCGGCTGGAACATTGTTGCACTATCGGATCTGGAGGATTACAGTGATGCAGCCCAACCGATTCTGAAGCAAAGCCTGATTGTAATTGTTATTTCCATACTGGCCGCTGCGATCATCATAGTGCTTATGGTCCGCTCATTCCTAATTCCACTCAAAAAGCTGCAAGCAGGAACACGGATCGTCCGTGATGGAAATCTGACCGAACGTGTTAATCTGTCTAGAAAAGACGAGTTCGGCGAGCTGGCACAGAATTTTGACCAGATGACGCATTCCTTGCATTCAATGGTCTCCGAAGTCAACCAAACCTCCTCCCGACTTGCTTCCTCTTCCCTGATAATCAAGGAAAGCACAGAGCAAACGACGGAGTCCGTACAACACGTAGCGGAAACAGTTATGGAATCCGCGGAAAATGCAGTGACCAGCGCCGAGGCATCCGAGCAAACCGCCAATGCTGTTGAAGAAATGGCGAAGGGTGTCAGCACGATTGCCGAATCGGCAAGCTCCATCGTGGATTCAGCAGGACAAACCGAGCAGGACGTAGCTCAAGGTAGTCAAATGATCAGTCATGTGCGGACACAAATGGACCGCATTTTGGAAGCTGTAAGCCAAACGGCTAGCCTGATGGATGAGCTATCCCAGCTCTCGGACGATGCGAAGCAAATGAACGCGGCTATAGCTGCCATTGCCAAGCAAACTAACTTATTGTCCCTGAACGCATCTATTGAAGCCTCCAGAGCAGGCGAAGCTGGACGTGGATTTGCCGTAGTCGCTATAGAGGTACGCAAGCTGTCGGAACAGTCCAAGGAAAGCGCTGATTCCATCAGTCAGATCATTACGCAGATGCTCGATTTGATTCAACGCTCTACCGCTACGATGAACGGTAATGTTCGTAATCAGGTAGGTGAAGGATTACGAATCAGCCAAGATGCAGAAGGTGCTTTTACGAATATTGAACGCTCTACTTCTCATATCGTGGAACAAATTCAAAGTGTGTCCGCTGCTGCTGAACAAATCTCTGCCAGTACAGAGGAAGTTTCAGCCACTGTCACCCATTTGGCAAGCCTATCCCGCAATTCGGCGGACAGTTCGCAGACAACCTCTGCTGCCGCTCAAGAGCAAATGGCAGCCATGGAGGAAATCGCCTCTTCCTCACAGGAGTTGTCCAACATGGCACAGGACCTGCAAGAGCTTGTTAAGCGATTTAAGATTTAGCTTCCACAGCTATTATTGAAATTTCACCAACGAAAGCTCAACAGCACTGCATCTGTTTAGTAACAAAAGCCTTCGCCCGCATACAAAATACGGGCGAAGGCTTTTTCGTTGATTCCTTTAGACGATGCCTCGTACTTACCTATATGCTCATCTGCCCCGTTAGCTGGCGGCGTCTATCCCCTTCTGGATCATGTTCCACCATAATATCCTGATGAAAAATGGCTGTAGCTCGCTGTTGCCTGTCGTACATCGGCCATGCTCGCTCAGGTAGCATAGGCTCCCCATCCCGTGCAAAAGCAACCCACGCCTGCTGCATATCATGAGCAAGCTTCTCCATCGAAGGTTGAATCTCTAATCCCAGCTTACCCAGCAGTTTCAGATTATCGAAAACAAAAGCAATTTCTGCACCGTGAACCGCTTGTCCAAAGGTAGGATGACCCGGCAGTGTCCAATCAAAACGGTACATCCATACCGATGCATACACCGACTGTGCAGCGGCAAGAGCCAACGCCGGACGCCAAAAAATGAGATCGGTCAACATTTGTGCCTGTCCCTCAATAGTAACTGGAAAAGGTTCTATCAGGTCGCCAATGTCGGACATACCTGTCATCATTTCCAATGCCTGACGTGCTGTTAGCTTGTTCATCAGATGGGATTCTTTGCGGATAAAATAGTTCCCTTCATGCAAGTTCGTTCCAATCATAACAGATACCTGTTTTGCTGAACCTTGGGCGATTGCCGACAGGGGTAGATCCGGCAAGGTCACCCCGTCTACAACGGGTTGATAAATCATCGCCATTCCTGGTCCGATGACTTCATGTGTTTTGGCCATAGCGAGCATCAGCGCTTCTGTCGGCAGCGTAAACAATCGCTCAGGATGCTGAGTGTCCACACCCAGTTGCTGCAAATACACAGCCGCCACTTGCTCTGCCTGTGCAGTTGGCAACACCTGCGATGCTCCACTTTGCAAAATTGCACGCTGGAACAGCCCCTCAGCGGCTGGCATCGCCAATAGAGCGGCAATACTCATCGCGCCTGCCGATTCACCGAACACCGTTACTTCGTCCGGGTTGCCGCCAAAGGCAGAAATATGATCCCGAACCCATTCCAGCGCAGCAATTTGATCCAACAGTCCGGCATTTGAGGTCAGCCCATTTCCCTTTGGAGTCAAATGCAAAAATCCTAATGGTCCTAACCGATAATTGATCGTAACTACAACAATATTGCCATTCTTCGCCATGCGTTCCCCGTCATATAAAGGTATAATCCCAGACCCGGTGACAAAGGCACCGCCATGAATCCACACCAGCACCGGACGTCCCTTCTCAGGAGCCTTCGAAGCCGGTGTCCAAATGTTCAGATACAAGCAATCCTCGGACTGCTGCGGCGGTTCCACCAGATTTCCGGTCATACTTTCAGCGGAGGGCATGGGTTGCGGACAGATGGGTCCGAAACTCGTCGCAGCCCGTACACCCTCCCAAGGCTCCAAAGGCTGTGGTCCGTGAAAACGAAGTTTTCCAACAGGAGGCTGCGCATATGGAATACCTTTCCACACATGATATCCATTCCCCGTTTCTCCACGTAATTGACCTAGACGAGTATGTACTGTATTACTCTCCATCATGAACCCTCCTTTATTTTGTATGTTCAACATAACGGTATACTATCAATCTTTACATATCTCTATTATACCCTTTGCGCAGGACCAAACCAAAAAATACCGGAAGCGCTTTTGCGCTCCGGCATTTTGTAGACAGAATGAGTGGATCTTGCTTAATCCCGAACCTCTTCTTTCGGAATCAGCTTGTAAATTTCTTCGCTTTCCATCGAATCAATCAATCGGTCTAGCCACTTGTAATAAGCCACGGCCTGCTTCATTTTCATACGGTCTTGCTGAAGAATGGTCTTAAATTCCTCGTATTCTTCACCCTGTGCCATCAATTTGTCCAGTTCCTCAATGGCTTTGCGCAGTACGAGTAAATTTGTTTCTACTGCTTTTCTCCATTTAATAGCGAAGAAGTCAGTAAAAGTTTGGTACCAGTCATATTCGACTTCATACAAGTCCTTGCGTGAGCCTTTGCTCCATACCTTGTTCACCATTTTCAGATCCAACAACGTTCGAACTCCTGTACTCATGCTCGTTTTGCTCATTTCCATTTCACGGCCCATCTCATCCAGCGTCATCGGTTTATCCGCAAAAAAAAGCAAACCGTACAAATGCCCCGCAGACAGAGTGATCCCATATAGGTCCATGTTTTTACCTATAGCTTCTATGACACGTTTGCGAATTTTTTGCAGCGACGCCTGCTGCTCATCACCTAACTGGTACAAGCTCATGCTTGCAACCTCCTAATTTTAGAGCATTTTGCACAACCTAGTATGAACGACTTACCCGTAAAGGATTAGCTTTGACGCAATATATGAAATCTTTCAATACGAATGAAATGTTTCAAAAGCAAAGCTTCTGTCTATATTACAACAGCATGATCGTTCAAAATCATAATTCGCAAAATTGCTAATGATAGTAAACTTTTAAAATTATGGATATACATAAATCTTTTTGTTATGGTCATATTTCATTGTCTATTTTAAAAAAAGCACTATCGGTTGTAAAGTTCCGAATGTTTGAGCATTCTAAAGAACGAAGGAGCATATCGAAGGAAAGTTTGTACAGTTTTTTCTGTACGTACTTTACGAACAGTTTTTTTGTTTGAAATGTAAGTGATGCTTCTGTTACAATTAATTTTGTCAT
This window of the Paenibacillus polymyxa genome carries:
- a CDS encoding DMT family transporter, translated to MSQSSTVLSSKGFDRSSHMKSGFWLVAIGAALWGADPLFRIILLKSFTSAQIVLMEHALLFIALTPMLWKHRKELKTIRFRQVFAILFVSWGGSALASVIFTMALSNGDLNAVLLLQKLQPLVAIILARVILKEMLPRHFGILIVIALFGTYLLTFGWSLPFGHVHDFVQVGSLLALGAAILWGGSTVMGSYLLRSMKYETVTSLRFMVALPLLIVLTSVEHAPWNMPTGTWAGAAVIINLLLQALLPGLLSLLLYYKGLSTTKASYATMAELSFPMVGVVINWIAFQQIVTVAQLTGFMLIWITLFMISRQQKN
- a CDS encoding GbsR/MarR family transcriptional regulator — its product is MSLYQLGDEQQASLQKIRKRVIEAIGKNMDLYGITLSAGHLYGLLFFADKPMTLDEMGREMEMSKTSMSTGVRTLLDLKMVNKVWSKGSRKDLYEVEYDWYQTFTDFFAIKWRKAVETNLLVLRKAIEELDKLMAQGEEYEEFKTILQQDRMKMKQAVAYYKWLDRLIDSMESEEIYKLIPKEEVRD
- a CDS encoding carboxylesterase/lipase family protein → MESNTVHTRLGQLRGETGNGYHVWKGIPYAQPPVGKLRFHGPQPLEPWEGVRAATSFGPICPQPMPSAESMTGNLVEPPQQSEDCLYLNIWTPASKAPEKGRPVLVWIHGGAFVTGSGIIPLYDGERMAKNGNIVVVTINYRLGPLGFLHLTPKGNGLTSNAGLLDQIAALEWVRDHISAFGGNPDEVTVFGESAGAMSIAALLAMPAAEGLFQRAILQSGASQVLPTAQAEQVAAVYLQQLGVDTQHPERLFTLPTEALMLAMAKTHEVIGPGMAMIYQPVVDGVTLPDLPLSAIAQGSAKQVSVMIGTNLHEGNYFIRKESHLMNKLTARQALEMMTGMSDIGDLIEPFPVTIEGQAQMLTDLIFWRPALALAAAQSVYASVWMYRFDWTLPGHPTFGQAVHGAEIAFVFDNLKLLGKLGLEIQPSMEKLAHDMQQAWVAFARDGEPMLPERAWPMYDRQQRATAIFHQDIMVEHDPEGDRRRQLTGQMSI
- a CDS encoding methyl-accepting chemotaxis protein; translated protein: MTKAKQTVPWWNRFLRQFYLMRTKLIISFLAVLLIPSVLIGYFSYQGATTQLSQQMAASVNTNLYLIRSNVNQYVAPIIKDVDVLTSEIESDSIASNQEALQKKLDVIVKAHPELDAALLGNMEGQYIRSPIKKEADYDPRERKWYKNAMLHKGKVFVGVPVASVTTGNLVVNVSATLKDGEGAVALALNLDKMGESLQSVKIGERGGLIIVDSDHKVVSGTGTAFTKTGKKPADTMEGLPEVAATGENDTPSVSQIQFMNRDMLAFTLKDPLTGWNIVALSDLEDYSDAAQPILKQSLIVIVISILAAAIIIVLMVRSFLIPLKKLQAGTRIVRDGNLTERVNLSRKDEFGELAQNFDQMTHSLHSMVSEVNQTSSRLASSSLIIKESTEQTTESVQHVAETVMESAENAVTSAEASEQTANAVEEMAKGVSTIAESASSIVDSAGQTEQDVAQGSQMISHVRTQMDRILEAVSQTASLMDELSQLSDDAKQMNAAIAAIAKQTNLLSLNASIEASRAGEAGRGFAVVAIEVRKLSEQSKESADSISQIITQMLDLIQRSTATMNGNVRNQVGEGLRISQDAEGAFTNIERSTSHIVEQIQSVSAAAEQISASTEEVSATVTHLASLSRNSADSSQTTSAAAQEQMAAMEEIASSSQELSNMAQDLQELVKRFKI